From one Agathobaculum sp. NTUH-O15-33 genomic stretch:
- a CDS encoding sigma-70 family RNA polymerase sigma factor encodes MRNDKEFEAFAALSDEALCQMAQQGKGEATEALVSRYSRLVKTCARPYFLVGADAEDLLQEGMLGLLKAIREYDEAQKTPFGAFARLCVTRRIYTAVRAAAALKHDPLNRSLSFDRPLFEDLAQSHTRVAAPIGDPESLVIGNEERAELIRRLYSLLSEFEAKVLTLFLDGLSYEQMAETLHKPIKSVDNAIQRIKRKSAAIKPQ; translated from the coding sequence ATGAGAAACGATAAGGAATTTGAGGCATTTGCCGCCCTATCCGATGAAGCTTTGTGCCAAATGGCGCAGCAGGGCAAGGGCGAGGCAACAGAAGCGCTCGTTTCGCGGTATTCCCGGCTGGTAAAGACCTGCGCGCGCCCCTACTTTTTGGTTGGCGCCGACGCGGAGGATTTGCTGCAGGAGGGCATGCTTGGACTGCTCAAGGCGATCCGCGAATACGACGAAGCACAAAAAACGCCGTTCGGCGCGTTTGCGCGCCTATGCGTCACCCGGCGGATCTATACCGCGGTGCGTGCGGCGGCGGCGCTCAAGCACGATCCTTTAAATCGTTCCCTGTCCTTTGATCGACCTCTGTTTGAAGACCTTGCTCAATCGCACACCCGGGTTGCGGCACCGATCGGTGACCCCGAATCGCTGGTGATCGGCAATGAGGAACGGGCGGAGCTGATACGCAGGCTCTATTCGCTCCTGTCTGAATTCGAGGCAAAGGTTTTAACATTGTTTCTAGACGGCCTGTCCTATGAGCAAATGGCCGAAACACTGCATAAACCAATCAAGTCTGTGGACAATGCCATCCAGCGCATCAAGCGAAAATCGGCAGCTATCAAACCCCAATAG
- the ruvB gene encoding Holliday junction branch migration DNA helicase RuvB yields the protein MSIEFSGGMTDDERIISSRPLDGDETDPSLRPKTMADYVGQTKAKENLQVYIEAAKLRGESLDHTLLYGPPGLGKTTLAGIIAAEMGVNIRVTSGPAIEKAGDLAALLTNLSENDILFIDEIHRLDRSVEEILYPAMEDYALDIIIGKGPSARSIRLDLPKFTLIGATTRAGQMTSPLRDRFGVLLRLELYSPEELCRIVERSAGILNVPCEHEGALEIARRSRGTPRIANRLLRRVRDFAQVRGQGTIDKKNADIALRALEIDELGLDNIDRRMLQSIILNYGGGPVGLDTLAATIGEESITLEDVYEPYLMQIGFLSRTPRGRCVTLQAYRHLEMEPADGQQMM from the coding sequence TTGAGTATAGAATTTTCCGGCGGTATGACGGATGACGAGCGCATCATCTCATCCCGCCCGCTGGACGGCGACGAGACCGATCCCTCCCTGCGCCCCAAAACCATGGCGGACTACGTCGGCCAAACCAAGGCGAAGGAAAATTTACAGGTTTACATCGAAGCGGCAAAGCTGCGCGGTGAATCGCTCGATCACACGCTGCTGTACGGCCCGCCCGGCCTTGGCAAGACCACGCTCGCCGGTATCATCGCTGCTGAGATGGGCGTTAACATCCGTGTGACCAGCGGTCCGGCGATCGAAAAAGCGGGGGATTTGGCGGCCTTATTGACAAATCTTTCGGAAAATGATATTTTGTTTATCGACGAGATCCATCGTCTCGACCGCAGCGTGGAAGAGATACTCTATCCGGCGATGGAGGATTACGCGCTCGATATCATCATCGGCAAGGGCCCTTCGGCCCGGTCGATCCGGCTCGACCTGCCGAAGTTTACGCTCATCGGCGCGACCACGCGGGCGGGGCAGATGACCTCGCCGCTTCGCGACCGTTTCGGCGTTTTGCTCCGGTTGGAGCTGTATTCGCCGGAGGAGCTGTGCCGCATCGTCGAACGCTCGGCCGGTATCCTAAACGTGCCTTGCGAGCACGAAGGCGCTTTAGAGATCGCGCGCCGCAGCCGCGGCACGCCACGTATCGCCAACCGTCTGCTGCGCCGTGTGCGCGATTTCGCGCAGGTGCGCGGGCAGGGGACGATCGATAAGAAAAACGCCGATATCGCGCTGCGCGCCCTAGAGATTGACGAGCTTGGGCTTGACAACATCGACCGGCGCATGCTGCAAAGCATTATCTTAAACTATGGCGGCGGCCCGGTCGGTCTCGACACGCTGGCCGCGACCATCGGCGAAGAATCGATCACGCTGGAGGACGTGTACGAGCCGTATCTCATGCAGATCGGTTTTCTCAGCCGCACGCCCCGCGGGCGGTGCGTGACGCTGCAAGCTTACCGCCATCTGGAAATGGAACCGGCGGACGGGCAGCAAATGATGTAG
- the glmM gene encoding phosphoglucosamine mutase encodes MGRYFGTDGVRGVANSELDALLAFKIGAAAAYVLTQELEKDGKAKLLIGKDTRISSDMLENALVAGICSVGADVELLGVIPTPAVAFLTIKHKADAGIVISASHNSFEYNGIKIFAGNGYKLSDDMESKIEDLIDDLDSIPKVTHEKLGRVLRSAIDPVVEYTDHLAETIQGDLSGLRVAIDCANGASSTTIRRLTRLVECKSEIRFNEPDGININDGCGSTHLEQLKTRVRNGEFDLGVAFDGDADRCLIVDETGEELDGDRIMAVCAARMKREGKLRGGAFVATVLSNMGLHAYAEKNDMRIECSNVGDRYVLEMMLEKGYILGGEQSGHVIFLEYASTGDGELTALQFMSILKESGKKCSEIAQEVVPWPQLMVNVKVPNDKKSKLHELPPVREAIEAAEAELGEDGRILVRPSGTEALVRVMVEAKDSAKVDSLAKSVAKVIESVV; translated from the coding sequence TTGGGTAGATACTTTGGAACAGACGGCGTGCGCGGCGTTGCTAATTCGGAGCTGGACGCACTGCTCGCCTTCAAGATCGGCGCGGCTGCCGCTTATGTACTGACGCAGGAACTGGAGAAGGACGGCAAAGCCAAGCTGCTGATCGGTAAGGATACGCGCATTTCCTCTGATATGCTGGAAAACGCATTGGTCGCGGGCATTTGCTCGGTCGGCGCGGATGTGGAGCTGCTCGGCGTTATCCCGACCCCGGCGGTCGCCTTCCTTACCATCAAGCACAAGGCGGACGCGGGCATTGTGATCTCCGCGAGCCATAACTCGTTTGAATACAACGGCATCAAGATCTTCGCGGGCAACGGCTATAAGCTGTCCGACGACATGGAGAGCAAGATCGAGGACTTGATCGACGATCTGGATTCCATCCCCAAGGTAACGCACGAAAAGCTGGGCCGCGTGCTGCGCAGCGCGATCGACCCGGTCGTGGAATACACCGACCATTTGGCCGAGACCATTCAGGGCGATCTTTCCGGCCTGCGCGTTGCGATCGATTGCGCCAACGGCGCGTCCTCCACCACGATCCGCCGCCTGACCCGTTTGGTCGAATGCAAGAGCGAGATCCGCTTTAACGAGCCGGACGGCATCAATATCAACGACGGCTGCGGCTCCACCCATTTGGAGCAACTCAAGACGCGTGTGCGGAACGGCGAGTTCGACCTCGGCGTTGCGTTTGACGGCGACGCCGACCGTTGCCTGATCGTAGACGAGACCGGTGAGGAGCTGGACGGCGACCGCATCATGGCGGTTTGCGCGGCCCGTATGAAGCGCGAGGGCAAGCTGCGCGGCGGCGCGTTCGTGGCCACCGTGCTGTCCAACATGGGCCTGCACGCCTATGCGGAAAAGAACGACATGCGGATCGAGTGTTCCAATGTGGGCGACCGGTATGTGCTGGAAATGATGCTGGAAAAGGGCTATATACTGGGCGGCGAGCAGTCCGGCCACGTTATTTTCTTAGAATACGCTTCCACCGGCGACGGCGAGCTGACCGCGCTGCAGTTTATGTCCATTCTCAAAGAGAGCGGCAAGAAGTGCTCTGAGATCGCGCAGGAGGTTGTGCCGTGGCCGCAGCTCATGGTAAACGTCAAGGTGCCGAACGATAAAAAGTCGAAGCTGCACGAGCTGCCGCCCGTGCGCGAGGCGATCGAGGCGGCCGAGGCGGAGCTCGGCGAGGACGGCCGCATTCTGGTGCGTCCTTCAGGCACCGAAGCGCTCGTGCGCGTCATGGTGGAAGCCAAGGACAGCGCGAAAGTGGATTCTTTGGCAAAAAGTGTTGCAAAGGTCATAGAGTCTGTCGTATAA
- the glmS gene encoding glutamine--fructose-6-phosphate transaminase (isomerizing) translates to MCGIVGFTGRENALPVLIKGLYSLEYRGYDSAGVAAFTKEGLRVVKTQGRIANLEEKIKEEGGLCCTCGIGHTRWATHGEPSDRNSHPHLGGKDGMGKVAVVHNGIIENYQDLRTRLEKHGYAFQSETDTETVAHLIDYLHTGKQEDLAQTVLAAVQRIRGSYALGVVSLDNPDEIVAARRDNPLVIGLGKEENMIASDITAIISRTDRYIILDDNEVAIVRPDGVTVMNEFGETLDKPVQTVTWDMSAAEKGGYEHFMIKEIMEQPKAVGDTVRPRIQNDSILFEECGLTDERLREIENIHIVACGSALHAGMVGKRVIESMCRVRCSAEVASEFRYENPIIGKKDLCIVVSQSGETADTLAAMRLAKQAGAFTVAIVNVVSSTIAREADGVLYTWAGPEIAVATTKAYSAQLAALYMISVRIARVRGHISIGDEKALCAELRRLPRLIEQTLACKEQMQRIATRYANRASVFFLGRGLDYAAALEASLKLKEISYVHSEAYAAGELKHGTISLIEKGTLVVALATQPALFEKTVSNIREVVSRGASVVLVTTDDFTGDESVCRHIVRLPKCLSEFSASLSIIPLQLLAYYVAVERSCDVDKPRNLAKSVTVE, encoded by the coding sequence ATGTGTGGAATCGTTGGATTTACCGGGCGCGAAAACGCGCTGCCTGTATTGATCAAGGGCCTGTACAGTCTGGAATACCGCGGCTATGACTCGGCCGGCGTCGCGGCATTTACGAAGGAAGGGCTGCGCGTCGTCAAGACCCAAGGCCGTATCGCGAATCTGGAAGAAAAGATCAAGGAAGAGGGAGGACTTTGCTGCACCTGCGGCATCGGCCATACCCGCTGGGCGACCCACGGCGAGCCGTCCGACCGCAACTCTCACCCGCATCTCGGCGGCAAGGACGGCATGGGCAAGGTCGCCGTGGTACATAACGGCATTATTGAAAACTATCAGGATCTGCGCACGCGTTTGGAAAAGCATGGATACGCGTTCCAGTCCGAGACCGATACCGAAACCGTCGCCCACCTGATCGACTATTTGCACACCGGCAAGCAGGAGGATCTGGCGCAGACCGTGCTGGCCGCCGTGCAGCGCATTCGCGGTTCCTATGCGCTCGGTGTCGTTTCGCTCGATAATCCGGATGAGATCGTCGCCGCCAGACGCGATAACCCGCTGGTCATCGGTTTGGGCAAGGAAGAAAACATGATCGCGTCCGATATCACCGCCATCATCAGCCGGACCGACCGGTACATTATTTTGGACGATAACGAGGTGGCGATCGTCCGCCCGGACGGCGTTACCGTGATGAACGAGTTCGGCGAAACGCTCGATAAGCCGGTGCAGACCGTGACTTGGGACATGTCCGCCGCGGAAAAGGGCGGTTACGAGCACTTTATGATCAAGGAGATTATGGAGCAGCCCAAGGCGGTCGGCGACACGGTACGCCCCCGCATCCAGAACGACAGCATTTTGTTCGAGGAGTGCGGCCTAACGGATGAGCGCCTGCGCGAGATCGAAAATATTCATATCGTCGCCTGCGGCTCGGCGCTGCACGCCGGTATGGTGGGCAAGCGCGTGATCGAAAGCATGTGCCGCGTGCGCTGTTCGGCTGAGGTGGCAAGCGAATTCCGCTATGAAAACCCGATCATCGGCAAGAAGGATCTGTGCATCGTCGTCAGTCAGTCGGGCGAAACCGCGGATACGCTGGCCGCCATGCGTCTGGCCAAGCAGGCGGGCGCGTTTACGGTCGCAATCGTCAATGTGGTCTCTTCTACGATCGCGCGCGAAGCGGACGGCGTGCTGTACACATGGGCCGGGCCGGAGATCGCTGTCGCTACCACCAAAGCCTATTCCGCGCAGCTTGCGGCGCTTTATATGATCTCCGTGCGGATCGCGCGGGTGCGCGGCCATATTTCGATCGGCGACGAAAAGGCGCTGTGCGCCGAGCTGCGCCGTTTGCCCCGTTTGATCGAGCAGACGCTTGCCTGCAAGGAACAAATGCAGCGTATCGCCACCCGATACGCCAACCGCGCGTCCGTCTTCTTTTTAGGGCGCGGGCTGGATTATGCCGCCGCGCTGGAAGCCTCGCTCAAGCTCAAGGAGATCAGCTATGTACACTCTGAAGCCTATGCGGCGGGAGAACTGAAACACGGAACCATCTCGCTGATCGAGAAGGGCACGCTCGTCGTTGCGCTCGCCACACAGCCCGCCCTATTTGAAAAAACCGTGTCCAACATTCGCGAGGTGGTATCGCGCGGAGCAAGCGTCGTTCTCGTCACGACGGACGATTTTACCGGCGATGAATCGGTTTGCCGCCATATCGTGCGTTTGCCCAAGTGCCTTTCGGAATTTTCCGCGTCCCTTTCGATTATTCCGTTGCAGCTTCTGGCATACTATGTAGCGGTGGAACGCAGCTGCGACGTGGATAAGCCGCGCAATCTGGCAAAGTCGGTCACGGTCGAATAA